The Anopheles coluzzii chromosome 2, AcolN3, whole genome shotgun sequence genome window below encodes:
- the LOC120950901 gene encoding DNA topoisomerase 3-beta, translating into MKVALMVAEKPSLAASLASILSNGKCSVRKGSNSACSVHEWVGQFRGETTRFKMTSVCGHIMGLEFVGKYNSWDRVDPAELFACPTEKKESTPNLRMPYFLAQEARGCDYLILWLDCDKEGENICYEVMAAVSDSIHNVHSNRVTYRAKFSAITEKDIKYAMDNLIHPNENEAKSVDARQELDLRIGCAFTRFQTKFFQGKYADLDASLISYGPCQTPTLGFCVQRHDEIQTFKPETFWYVQVSVGESPEIKLEWHRVRVFEKEIACIYLNKVKEQKEAIVEAVSSKEQVRGRPQALNTVELMRAASAGLGIGPHTAMQIAEKLYTRGYISYPRTETTQYPTNFDLNGVVRLLQPSSEFGEEAKAIARDMTHPRKGNDAGDHPPITPMKLASRNELDGDSWRVYDYICRHFLGTISRDLKYRTHTTKFRIGGELFTATTSALIDPGFTKVMTWQAFGKNELVHQFAVNDKVKISDVRLVESQTGPPDYLTESELISLMEKHGIGTDASIPVHINNICQRNYVAIGSGRTLTPTNLGIVLVHGYQKIDPELVLPTMRSAVEQQLNLIAHGSADYRLVLKHAVEIFRLKFLYFVQNISNMDILFESTFSSLSSSGKSLSRCGKCRRYMKYIQSKPARLHCPTCDETYTLPVKGSIRVYRELKCPLDDFELVAWTNGAMGKAYPLCPYCYNHPPFRDMVKNSGCNNCPHPTCAHSLSLLGVSSCMECERGVLVLDSTMTPKTWRLVCNGLCDVIVNCFADAVKVTVEAESCEECGAQLVTAVYKQEKSPFKDEVTEKKGCIFCFAEFMPLVEKHKAVEMRRNHAGGRGGRGRGFRGRGGKGGRGRNKAPKDKMTQLANYFV; encoded by the exons ATGAAGGTTGCGCTAATGGTGGCCGAAAAGCCATCGCTAGCAGCCTCGCTAGCGAGCATCCTGAGCAACGGGAAGTGTTCGGTGCGAAAAG GTTCGAACAGTGCATGCTCGGTACACGAATGGGTGGGCCAGTTCCGGGGCGAAACGACGCGCTTCAAAATGACGTCCGTGTGCGGGCACATCATGGGGTTAGAGTTCGTCGGCAAGTACAACTCGTGGGACCGCGTCGACCCGGCCGAACTGTTCGCCTGCCCGACCGAGAAGAAGGAGTCCACCCCGAACCTGCGCATGCCGTACTTTCTCGCCCAGGAGGCGCGCGGCTGCGACTACCTCATACTGTGGCTCGATTGCGACAAGGAGGGCGAAAACATTTGCTACGAGGTGATGGCGGCCGTGTCCGACTCGATCCACAATGTGCATTCCAACCGGGTGACGTACCGGGCCAAGTTCTCCGCCATCACCGAGAAGGACATCAAGTACGCGATGGACAATCTGATCCACCCGAACGAAAACGAGGCGAAATCGGTCGACGCACGGCAGGAGCTGGATCTGCGCATCGGTTGCGCGTTCACCCGCTTCCAGACCAAGTTCTTCCAGGGCAAGTATGCCGATCTGGACGCGTCGCTCATTTCGTACGGGCCGTGCCAGACGCCCACGCTTGGGTTTTGCGTCCAGCGGCACGACGAAATTCAAACGTTCAAGCCGGAAACGTTCTGGTACGTGCAGGTGTCGGTGGGCGAAAGTCCCGAGATCAAGCTGGAATGGCACCGCGTGCGCGTGTTCGAGAAGGAGATCGCTTGTATATATCTGAATAAGGTTAAAGAACAGAAGGAAGCAAT CGTTGAAGCTGTTAGCTCGAAAGAGCAGGTCCGTGGACGTCCGCAAGCACTGAACACCGTCGAACTGATGCGTGCGGCCAGTGCAGGTTTGGGCATCGGTCCCCATACGGCGATGCAAATTGCTGAAAA ACTGTACACCCGAGGTTACATCAGCTATCCTCGAACAGAAACCACACAGTATCCAACCAACTTCGATCTAAA TGGAGTTGTACGACTATTGCAACCTTCGTCGGAGTTTGGCGAAGAGGCGAAGGCAATCGCCCGCGATATGACGCACCCGCGCAAGGGTAACGACGCCGGCGACCATCCACCGATCACGCCGATGAAGCTGGCCTCGCGCAACGAGCTCGACGGGGACAGCTGGCGCGTGTACGACTACATCTGTCGCCACTTTCTCGGTACGATTTCGCGCGATCTAAAGTACCGCACGCACACGACCAAGTTCCGGATCGGGGGGGAACTGTttaccgccaccaccagcgcCCTGATCGATCCCGGCTTTACCAAGGTAATGACGTGGCAGGCGTTCGGCAAGAACGAGCTCGTGCATCAGTTCGCGGTCAACGACAAGGTGAAGATCAGCGACGTGCGGCTGGTGGAGAGCCAAACGGGCCCGCCGGACTATCTGACCGAGTCCGAGCTGATCTCGCTGATGGAGAAGCACGGCATCGGTACGGACGCTTCGATCCCGGTGCACATCAACAACATCTGCCAGCGGAACTACGTGGCGATCGGAAGTGGCCGTACGCTCACACCGACCAACCTGGGCATTGTGCTCGTGCACGGATATCAGAAG ATTGATCCGGAGCTGGTCCTGCCCACGATGCGGTCCGCCgtcgagcagcagctgaaTCTCATTGCGCACGGTTCCGCCGACTATCGGTTGGTGCTGAAGCACGCCGTCGAAATATTCCGCCTCAAGTTCCTGTACTTTGTGCAAAACATCAGCAACATGGACATACTGTTCGAGTCGACGTTCTCGTCGCTCAGCTCGTCCGGCAAATCGCTGTCGCGCTGCGGCAAGTGCCGCCGCTACATGAAGTACATACAGTCGAAACCGGCCCGCCTCCACTGCCCCACATGCGACGAAACGTACACGCTGCCGGTGAAGGGTTCGATCCGCGTGTACCGCGAGCTCAAGTGCCCGCTGGACGATTTCGAGCTGGTCGCCTGGACGAACGGTGCGATGGGCAAGGCGTACCCGCTCTGCCCGTACTGCTACAACCATCCGCCGTTCAGGGATATGGTGAAGAACTCGGGCTGCAACAACTGTCCCCATCCGACCTGCGCCCACTCGCTGTCGCTGCTGGGCGTGTCGAGCTGCATGGAGTGCGAGCGGGGCGTGCTGGTGCTCGACTCGACGATGACGCCGAAAACGTGGCGCCTGGTTTGCAACGGTTTGTGTGACGTCATCGTTAACTGTTTCGCCGATGCGGTGAAAGTAACCGTGGAAG CTGAATCGTGTGAAGAGTGTGGCGCCCAACTTGTCACAGCAGTCTACAAACAGGAAAAGTCCCCATTCAAGGACGAGGTTACGGAGAAGAAGGGTTGCATTTTCTGTTTCGCCGAATTTATGCCACTG GTTGAGAAGCACAAAGCGGTCGAGATGCGCCGAAACCATGCCGGTGGACGGGGCGGACGGGGCCGTGGTTTTCGCGGCCGAGGTGGCAAAGGAGGCCGGGGAAGGAACAAAGCACCCAAGGACAAGATGACACAGCTAGCGAACTATTTCGTGTAG